In one Rutidosis leptorrhynchoides isolate AG116_Rl617_1_P2 chromosome 8, CSIRO_AGI_Rlap_v1, whole genome shotgun sequence genomic region, the following are encoded:
- the LOC139862906 gene encoding uncharacterized protein: MECAAKGSRRRCSGTANRRCGGCAAVYYCSIAHQVSHWSLHKEECGRLKQQMCCVELLNDFPFPFSQEATYKVCEKVETRCSFLDRLGIHLTGIWSRECSCVDSITLLDCLRNERGWSLSSRLCPCKGPLSVLEKQLSNWNDYYEWRGIPLDSPASLLLHWPLTIYHAIQLASAEHLIPETMDELCIHYLGPERELYQLGVFAELHALLPGVQVHIDFVGPAVSHDWDGEIIKLCNYMRCMEAKCSCKSGEGEFSSHTTTDKFSPITLRLHSGYYHDRYRDLTKEFLPDLIIAPNAGIAAYESWSATIDLIKEIEIPAIFSDYCEEASNLAANCINSVTGCSLTIPVQLNPFRQPLAVEDSALLLPCYSNCFLFGV, translated from the exons ATGGAGTGTGCCGCGAAAGGAAGTCGGCGACGGTGTTCCGGCACAGCAAACCGCCGGTGCGGCGGTTGCGCCGCCGTTTACTATTGCTCTATTGCTCATCAG GTATCACATTGGAGTTTGCATAAAGAAGAATGTGGAAGGCTAAAACAACAAATGTGTTGTGTAGAGCTGTTAAATGATTTTCCATTTCCTTTTTCTCAAGAGGCTACTTATAAG GTGTGTGAAAAGGTGGAGACTAGGTGTTCGTTCTTGGATAGGCTCGGGATCCACCTCACAGGAATATGGTCACGTGAATGTAGTTGTGTGGATTCAATTACGTTGTTGGATTGTTTGAG GAATGAGAGGGGATGGAGTCTTTCAAGTAGATTATGCCCTTGTAAAG GGCCTTTGTCTGTACTAGAAAAGCAGTTAAGTAATTGGAATGACTATTACGAATGGAGAGGCATTCCCTTAGATTCACCTGCTTCTCTGCTTCTTCACTGG CCATTAACTATATATCACGCCATTCAACTGGCTTCTGCTGAACATTTAATTCCCGAAACTATGGATGAACTCTGCATACACTACCTAG GTCCAGAGAGGGAACTTTATCAACTTGGCGTCTTCGCGGAGTTGCATGCTCTTCTTCCTGGTGTGCAAGTGCATATAGATTTTGTTGGGCCTGCGGTTTCACATGACTG GGATGGTGAGATAATTAAACTTTGTAATTATATGCGCTGCATGGAGGCAAAATGCAGTTGCAAATCTGGTGAAGGTGAATTCAGTTCACACACAACTACTGATAAATTTTCACCAATTACATTAAGACTTCATTCAGGTTATTATCATGATCGCTACAGAGATCTCacgaag GAATTTCTTCCAGACTTAATTATAGCTCCAAATGCTGGTATAGCTGCTTACGAAAGCTGGTCAGCAACTAtt GATCTGATAAAAGAAATCGAAATCCCTGCCATTTTCTCTGATTACTGTGAGGAAGCTTCCAACCTTGCAGCCAACTGTATAAACTCTGTGACTGGTTGTTCACTGACAATTCCC GTTCAGCTGAACCCGTTTAGGCAGCCTTTGGCTGTTGAAGACAGCGCTCTGCTTCTTCCGTGCTATTCAAATTGTTTTCTATTTGGGGTGTAA
- the LOC139861694 gene encoding uncharacterized protein, with protein MQLHTLFCTSLLFLGLAIVPNCAFKLPFKLDDVLPALPRQISWPVMNSFGKAVDLLPSFVGTISPNNGSIAWNGACFRGNEARLEFTHGDDDLGLGGGMIYLKTEEAQSWACVDLYVFATPYRITWDYYFAARDHTLKIDYWEEPAELEYVKQHGLSVFLMPSGMLGTLRSLVDVMPLFSNSKIGQDANLRFLKNHMGATFETRPQPWRATINPSDVHSGDFLAVSKIRGRWGGFETLEKWVTGAFAGHTAVCMKDDLGNLWVGESGHENEKGEEIIVVIPWDEWWDLALKDDSNPQIALLPLHPEIRAKWNNTAAWEYARSMSGKPYGYHNMIFSWIDTVGDNFPPPIDAHLVISVMSMWTRMQPAYAANMWNEALNMRLGTQDLDLYKIIEETENRGMSFDELLTIPENDDWVYSDGKSTTCVAFILQMYKAAGVFGTVADSIQVTEFTIRDAYMLKIFENNKTRLSKWCNNGDDKLPFCQILGKYRMELPLYNTLEPYAHMNENCPSLPPTYERPTHC; from the exons ATGCAGTTACATACACTATTTTGTACCTCACTATTATTTTTAGGTTTAGCAATAGTACCAAATTGCGCTTTCAAATTACCGTTTAAACTCGACGATGTATTACCTGCTTTACCGCGTCAAATTTCATGGCCAGTTATGAATAGCTTCGGTAAAGCGGTTGATTTATTGCCGTCGTTCGTCGGAACAATTTCACCTAATAACGGTTCGATTGCGTGGAACGGTGCGTGTTTTCGTGGTAATGAAGCTCGGTTGGAGTTTACTCATGGTGATGATGATCTTGGTTTAGGAGGTGGTATGATTTACCTCAAG ACTGAAGAAGCTCAAAGTTGGGCATGTGTGGATCTCTATGTTTTCGCTACGCCTTATAGAATTACATGGGACTACTACTTTGCAGCACGTGATCATACTCTCAAGATTGATTATTGGGAGGAACCTGCAGAGTTGGAATAT GTAAAACAGCATGGACTCTCTGTGTTTCTGATGCCTTCAGGAATGCTAGGAACATTGCGTTCTTTGGTTGATGTTATGCCTCTTTTTTCCAATTCGAAAATTGGTCAAGATGCCAACCTTCGTTTTCTAAAGAATCACATGGGTGCTACTTTTGAGACACGACCTCAACCATGGCGTGCAACCATCAATCCAAGTGATGTCCATTCGGGTGATTTTTTAGCCGTGTCAAAGATCCGTGGACGATGGGGTGGTTTTGAAACATTGGAGAAGTGGGTTACAGGGGCGTTTGCTGGTCATACGGCTGTTTGTATGAAGGATGATCTCGGAAATCTTTGGGTTGGTGAATCGGGACACGAGAATGAAAAG GGAGAAGAGATTATTGTGGTAATACCGTGGGACGAATGGTGGGATTTGGCCCTTAAGGACGACTCTAACCCACAAATTGCTTTGCTGCCTTTACATCCTGAGATACGAGCGAAGTGGAACAACACCGCAGCATGGGAGTATGCTCGGAGCATGTCCGGCAAGCCTTATGGCTATCATAACATGATTTTTAGTTGGATTGATACCGTTGGTGACAATTTTCCGCCACCTATTGATGCTCACTTG GTGATTTCTGTCATGTCTATGTGGACTAGAATGCAGCCAGCATATGCTGCCAATATGTGGAACGAAGCCCTAAATATGCGTCTTGGGACACAG GATTTGGATTTATACAAAATTATAGAGGAAACAGAAAATAGAGGCATGTCTTTTGATGAGTTGCTCACAATTCCTGAGAATGATGATTGGGTGTATAGTGATGGCAAATCTACAACTTGTGTTGCTTTCATTCTGCAAATGTATAAAGCTGCCGGAGTTTTCGGCACTGTTGCAGATTCTATACAAGTAACTGAATTCACT ATTCGTGATGCTTATATGCTCAAAATATTTGAGAATAACAAGACTCGGCTTTCAAAATGGTGTAACAATGGTGACGATAAGCTTCCATTTTGTCAAATTCTTGGCAAGTATCGTATGGAACTACCACTGTACAATACCTTAGAGCCGTATGCCCACATGAATGAGAATTGTCCATCTCTTCCTCCAACTTATGAGAGGCCTACGCATTGCTAA